The region AAAAGCAAAATTATAAATTGCAAAAAATTTGTCAATATTTTAAAATAGATTTAAAAAAACTTAATTTAAATGAATTTTTAGATTTTAATAAAAATAGTGAAAACCCTTTATTGGATTTAAAACAAATCAAACAAATTATTGCAGAAAATCAAGGTGATTCCAATATCCTTGAAGTTTTAAACATGATTAAAGAACTAGAAAGTATTAATAAAGAAAAAACTACAAATGATGAAACTTATAAACAAGATCAAATTTTAAAAAAAATTTTAAGTAATTTAGAGTAATGTGTCTATAATTAGTATTAATTTAGTTATATGCATCAACACGTCACAAATGTAAAGAAAGTAGGTTATTATGAAAACACAAAAGCGTATTAATATTGCAATTGATGGACCTTCTGGTGTTGGCAAAACTATTATGTCAACAATGCTAGCAAAAACATTAGGTTATAAATTTTTAAGTAGTGGTAGTTTTTATAGAGTTGTTGCCTACAATGCATTACAAAATAGACTAGATTTAAATGATGAAGAATCTATTAATAATGCATGAAATATAGAAGATATTCATGTAACAGAAGACGATAAAATTATTTTTAGAGGTCAAGATGTTAGTAAATTAATTAGGCAAGAAGAAGTTTCTATGGCCGCATCAGCAATAGCAAAATTTCCCTTAATAAGGGCAAAGGTTAATAAGTTTATTCAATCATTTGGTCTTAAACACAAAGGAATTATTGTTGATGGTAGAGATGCAACATATAGAATCTTACCGCAGGCAGAGGTTAAATTCTTTTTGTGAGCTACACCTGAAGTAAGAGCAAATAGAAGAGTTGCCCAAGATTTAGAATTGGGTTTGAAGGCCGACTATAATGAAGTATTAGAAGATATAAAAATAAGAGATTATAATGACACAAACAGAAAATTTGATCCATTAAAAATTAGCGAAGGCAGCATTGTTATTGACACTTCAAATATGAGCATTCAAGAAAATTTTGACGTAATGTATAAAGAAGTGCGAAAGAGGCTTGATGATGAGAAATAATATTGTTGCAATAATTGGAAAACCTAATGTCGGTAAAAGTACCTTATTTAATAAAATCATAAACAAAAGAAAATCCATTGTTTATGATACGCCCGGGGTTACTAGAGATAGATTATATGAGGATGCAATTTGAACTGGCAAAAAATTTAGAGTAGTTGATACAGGTGGTATAACTATTGAAGATGAAGATTTTAAAAAGCAAATTAAACTTCAAGCACAAATAGCTATTGATGAAGCAAATGTAATTGTTTTTTTAATAGATGGTAAAGAACCGCTTACAGTTGAAGATTATTATGTTGCTAGTTTATTAAGAAAAAGCAATAAACATGTTTTGTTGGCAGTAAATAAACTTGAAGGTTCAAACGTTAATTATTATGATAATTCAATTTACTCGCTTGGTTTTGATGAAATATTTCCAATTTCAGCAATTCATGGTGATGGAATTGGAAACTTGTTGGATAAAATCATAGAAAAATTAAATTTTAGTGATAAAGATGTTGAATCATATTTTAAATTGGCATTGCTTGGAAAAACCAATGTTGGTAAAAGTACATTGCTTAATACTTTGGCTAATGAAGAACGTTCAATTGTTAGCAATGTCGAAGGTACAACGCGAGACTCTGTTTCGTCTCTAATAAAAATTAATGGTGAAATCTTTGAGGTCGTAGATACAGCAGGTATTAAAAGAAAAAGCAAACTAACTGAAAGTGTTGAACATTATGCTTTAATGAGAGCAAATCAATCAATTGAAGATGCAAATTTATGTCTATTGGTTTTAGATGCAACTGAAGAAGTTAGCCATTTTTCTCAAAATGTAATCGGCATAGCCTATGAATTAAAAAAACCATTAATTTTGATTGTAAATAAATGAGATTTAATTGAAAAAGATACAAACACAATGGAAAAATATAAAAAAGACTTGTTGAAAAAAGTTAAATTTGTTGATTGATCTCCTATTGTGTTTATATCAGCCAAAGATAATTTAAGAATAAATAAACTAAGAGATACTATTATTCAAGTCAAGAATAATATTTCAAGAAAAATCAATACAAATCAATTAAATGACTTAATGGCTACTGCTCAAATGATAAGACCTGCTTCATCAATAAACGGCAGAAGATTATCCATTACATTTGCAAGACAAATAGATGGATCAATTCCAACATTTTTATTGTTTGTAAATAATGTTGATTTAGCCCATTTCACTTATCTAAGATATATTGAAAATCAAATAAGAGAAAATTATGATTTCTCTGGAACTCCTATAGAGCTAGTTTTAAGAAATAAAAACAAAAAAGAAGAGAGAGAATAACAATGGCAAATATTTCGATTTTTGGAAGTGGCGCTATGGGTACTGCTGTGGCAACTATCTTAGCAAATAATGGTCATAATATTACAATATATGGCATAGATGATAGTGAGTTAAATGATCTAAAAAATGGTAGAAATACAAAATATTTTGAAGATGTAAATTTACCAAAATTTAAAGTTACAAAAGATAAAAAACAAGCGGTTGAAGATTGCAATTATATAGTTTTTGCAATTCCAACTAAGGCTTTGCCTGAAACATATAAAGAAGTAATTAAATTAATAAAAAAACAAGTCATAATAATAAATGTATCTAAAGGCTTTTGAAAAGATTCAAATAAATCTTGCCACGAAATAATGAAACAAGAAGCCCAAACCAATTCATTAATAAGTGGTGTAGTTTCATTAATTGGGCCATCTTTTGCAATAGACATAATTAATAAAAATATAACTGCCGTTGACGCTGTTTCTAATAATGATAAACTAAATAAAAAAGTCCAAAAATTATTTTCAAATGATTATTTTAGAGTTTATACGCAAAAAGATGTGGCAGGAGCAGAATCAGGATCAATTTTTAAGAATATTTTAGCGATTGCTAGCGGTATGGTTGCTGGGCTTGGATATAGCACAAATAGCCAAATAGCCTTAATCACTCGAGGATTTAATGAACTAAAAAAATTTGTTTTAGCTCGTGGGGGTAAGCTGAAAACGATTTTTGGATTGTCGTGCCTGGGTGATTTAATGCTAACAGCATTGTCGGATAAATCACGAAATTACACATTTGGAAAAAATTTTTATAACAAAAATTTTGATAGTTCAAAATTAACAGTGGAAGGTCTTAGATCAATAGAAATTGTTTACGATGAATATATAAAAACAAAACTATTGGATTTGCCTATTGTAAATTCACTTTATCAAATAATATACAAGAATGCTAACCCTAATGAAATAATAATTAATTTAATGAAAAGAAAGCTAAAATCAGAATAACATAAGGAATAACAATGAACAAGAAAGAACTACTAAGTAAAACTAGCAATGAAACAGGATTTGCACATGTATTAATCGAATCTGCATTTGATGAAATAATCAGAATAATTGCCGACGAAATAGAGGCAGGAAGAGAAGTTACAATTTCGGGATTTGGAAACTTTTCTTCTAAATTTATAAAAGGCAAGGAAAAGGTTCACAACATTACTAAAGAAATTATTAATGTTCCAGATAGATTGGATCCACGTTTCAAATTCTCAACAGCTTTTAAAAAACGTATTAACAGCAAAAATTAATTTAAACGCCCTTTATATGGCGTTTTTATTTTAAAATGTTCAAAAAATCTAATATTCCAGGAAAAATAAGCTTTATTTCTTTACCTAATGATTTTATTGTCTCGAAAAAAATATATGATTTTTTTTCTTCAAATAGGCATTTTTTAAAATTAGCATGTTCAATCAATAAAAACTCGTTTTGAAATTTAAAATAAATTATTCAAAACGCAATTCCTTGATGCAATACAACTTTATTTAAATATTCAATTTGATGTTTTTTAATATTCTTTTTTTCAAAATTTTTTTGTTCAGTGCTTTTAACTTCAAATGCTAAAAATCTTCCTTTTCAAACTCCATAATAATCTACTGTGCTTTTTGAATAGATACTTGCATCGTTTAAAAGCAATTTATTTTTTTCTAATTTAACATTTTTAAATTTAATATCCAAATTTTTTTTATGAATTAAAGCAATTCCATTTTTAAAATAATACTCGTTAGTGTTATTTATTATAGATTCTAAAAGCATACCTCTATTATTTTTATTTTTCATATAAAAATTACAACATATTTATGCCTTGATTTTTTCGCTATTTTTTCGCTTTTAAGTCTTTATATGTTTCGAAGTTTTTAAAATAAATATTTTTTGATTTTAATAAATATTCAACTAAGTCAAATGCCATAATCATTGCCAAAACATCATTATGGCAATATCTTTTCAATTGAGCTTCTTTGACTGTCCATTCATTATCTCTTATTTTGTTTAAGGCCCTTAGTGTCGCTATTTGTAAGGCCATTCCACCATTTTTTACATCAAGTTCGTGATATGGAAAAATTTTATGTTTTAAATTTAATTTATTTTCATTTACAAAAAGCTCAATCTTTTTTATTGAATAAACATTTTTTATTTGTCCTAAATTTACAATAGAGCTTTTTATATTGCAATCCATTGCTGGTCTAAAAAATAAATTTTCTATATCAATAATCTTGCTTAATATAAATTGAGATTTTTCTTTTAAAATGTCAAATTCATTTTGGCTAATAAATCCATCATCTTTGTAATATTCCAAAATTTCTTGCATTTCTTTTATTCTAGATGCTTCATATGTGTCGTTATATACGACATAATAATCTGCTTTCTCATCATATAAATCATTTATTACTTTCATAATTGTTTTGTAGTTGTAATTTAAAGGGTCATAAACAAAATCATTTGAACTATATATTTCACCGTTTTGAGTTTTTATTATAGATGTTTGACTTATTAATTGATTTCATGCTAGAGAGTGGTTAATCATTGGAACGGGCAAGGTAACGCCTTCGAAATCAAACCAAACTATTTTTTTATTAAATTCTTTTAATAATAAATATTCAGGGCATTTATCCTTGTTTAAAATATCGGGTGAAATTGAAATTAAATTGTTTTCATAAAAATCTAAAATTTCTTTGGTTTCAATTGAATTATCAGTTAATGATTTAACTTTTAATTTTAATAATTCCTTTTGACAAATAATGTATTTAGGAATAACCTTTTTAACTAATAATTGGTAGAATTTGATTCCTAAATTTAAATTATCTTTTAAGTCATCCATTGTTATATTGCAATCTAGTTCGTGTATTTCTTTATTACTATCAAAGTTTTCAACAATTTTTAAGAAATCAGAAAAATTGCAAGTGTATTTACTTATCTTGCTTTTTGCATCGTTATCTTCAATTTCAAAACGACTATTAAAATTAAATGCATTATTTAAATTTAATTCATTTTTTACATAATCAATTATTTTGTCATTTTTTATTTTTTTATTATCTTCATTAAGCAGAGGATTTTTATCAAAAATAGCATTAATTTCAGTTTCTGATAAATTCTTTTTTTTATCAAATGTTGCTTTTGATTTTTTATAATTGCAATATTCAGTTTTTATTATTTTTAATTCATTTTTTTTCGAGTTTTTTCTTGTTTGATATCAAGGTTTCACAATGAAAATTTTATTGATTTCGATCCCTGAGGATGAAAGAACGGAATAATCATAATATGCTCTTAATAAATCCTTTAGGCTAGTTTTTGATGAATATACAATATTTCCCATTTCTTTAGTTTTACTATCGTAGTAAAAAGGCTTTGATATGCATTTTTTATATTCAAAAACAGGATTTATTATTAGCGAATTTTGCATTAAAAATTCTTTTGTTTGTAAAATTTTTTCATCGGTTGAAGATTTTTTAGAAATTATATTTACTTTATTTGAAGAATTTTTTGTTAAAAAATTTATAATTTGTTCCTCGACAAGGGCTATTCCACTATCAACCATTTGAAATTGAAAAAAATTATCCAATATTTTGTTAAATAATTCTAGTTTACCATCTGAATTAATTTTTTCAAACAGTGTTGAATCATTTTGCATATCCTGTTGAATTTTTTTTATTTTTTCGATAGTATTTAGCTTTAAAAAGTCTTTGTTTTTAGTAGAGTTATTTTCAAAGTATTGATTAAAATTTTTGTCAAGAATGTTTTCAATATCATCATTTGCAAATTCCAACATTTCATAACCGTTGTCTTCTTGGTTGTCGCTTTCGTAAACCTCACTAAAATCATTCAATAATTCTTCTTCTCAATTATTAAAGGCAAAGTAAGGTCTGGCGGTATTTAGAATCAAAAAATTTTTATAATTAAAGTATTTAGGCTTGTTCATATTCGGGAACAGCCTTTCCTTGATCTACTCAATATAAATATAAATTTTTCCATTCTTCTTGGTTATTACATTCAAGGAATTTTAATAAATCTTGGTCAATTTGTTCATTTCATTTTGGACTTATTCCAATTTGAGTGTATTTCTTATATCATTGCATACAATAATTAATATCATCTTGGACTTGTTCGTTGTTTAAGATATATGTTCAATTCTTTATTATTCTTTTAGTTATGTCTACGTCGTTTGGATTTAAATAATCTTCTTCTTTTAAAAAACAAGCAACGATACTAAATGAAGTTGCTCCAATCAAGTATGTGTATAATTGAGCTTGCTTTATATAGCCAGGATTAACTCCATATTTTATTCAATTTTCATAATTTTTTTCCCCGACA is a window of Metamycoplasma hominis ATCC 23114 DNA encoding:
- the cmk gene encoding (d)CMP kinase encodes the protein MKTQKRINIAIDGPSGVGKTIMSTMLAKTLGYKFLSSGSFYRVVAYNALQNRLDLNDEESINNAWNIEDIHVTEDDKIIFRGQDVSKLIRQEEVSMAASAIAKFPLIRAKVNKFIQSFGLKHKGIIVDGRDATYRILPQAEVKFFLWATPEVRANRRVAQDLELGLKADYNEVLEDIKIRDYNDTNRKFDPLKISEGSIVIDTSNMSIQENFDVMYKEVRKRLDDEK
- the recU gene encoding Holliday junction resolvase RecU, which encodes MKNKNNRGMLLESIINNTNEYYFKNGIALIHKKNLDIKFKNVKLEKNKLLLNDASIYSKSTVDYYGVWKGRFLAFEVKSTEQKNFEKKNIKKHQIEYLNKVVLHQGIAFWIIYFKFQNEFLLIEHANFKKCLFEEKKSYIFFETIKSLGKEIKLIFPGILDFLNILK
- a CDS encoding UU173 family protein — protein: MNKPKYFNYKNFLILNTARPYFAFNNWEEELLNDFSEVYESDNQEDNGYEMLEFANDDIENILDKNFNQYFENNSTKNKDFLKLNTIEKIKKIQQDMQNDSTLFEKINSDGKLELFNKILDNFFQFQMVDSGIALVEEQIINFLTKNSSNKVNIISKKSSTDEKILQTKEFLMQNSLIINPVFEYKKCISKPFYYDSKTKEMGNIVYSSKTSLKDLLRAYYDYSVLSSSGIEINKIFIVKPWYQTRKNSKKNELKIIKTEYCNYKKSKATFDKKKNLSETEINAIFDKNPLLNEDNKKIKNDKIIDYVKNELNLNNAFNFNSRFEIEDNDAKSKISKYTCNFSDFLKIVENFDSNKEIHELDCNITMDDLKDNLNLGIKFYQLLVKKVIPKYIICQKELLKLKVKSLTDNSIETKEILDFYENNLISISPDILNKDKCPEYLLLKEFNKKIVWFDFEGVTLPVPMINHSLAWNQLISQTSIIKTQNGEIYSSNDFVYDPLNYNYKTIMKVINDLYDEKADYYVVYNDTYEASRIKEMQEILEYYKDDGFISQNEFDILKEKSQFILSKIIDIENLFFRPAMDCNIKSSIVNLGQIKNVYSIKKIELFVNENKLNLKHKIFPYHELDVKNGGMALQIATLRALNKIRDNEWTVKEAQLKRYCHNDVLAMIMAFDLVEYLLKSKNIYFKNFETYKDLKAKK
- the der gene encoding ribosome biogenesis GTPase Der: MMRNNIVAIIGKPNVGKSTLFNKIINKRKSIVYDTPGVTRDRLYEDAIWTGKKFRVVDTGGITIEDEDFKKQIKLQAQIAIDEANVIVFLIDGKEPLTVEDYYVASLLRKSNKHVLLAVNKLEGSNVNYYDNSIYSLGFDEIFPISAIHGDGIGNLLDKIIEKLNFSDKDVESYFKLALLGKTNVGKSTLLNTLANEERSIVSNVEGTTRDSVSSLIKINGEIFEVVDTAGIKRKSKLTESVEHYALMRANQSIEDANLCLLVLDATEEVSHFSQNVIGIAYELKKPLILIVNKWDLIEKDTNTMEKYKKDLLKKVKFVDWSPIVFISAKDNLRINKLRDTIIQVKNNISRKINTNQLNDLMATAQMIRPASSINGRRLSITFARQIDGSIPTFLLFVNNVDLAHFTYLRYIENQIRENYDFSGTPIELVLRNKNKKEERE
- a CDS encoding NAD(P)H-dependent glycerol-3-phosphate dehydrogenase, with protein sequence MANISIFGSGAMGTAVATILANNGHNITIYGIDDSELNDLKNGRNTKYFEDVNLPKFKVTKDKKQAVEDCNYIVFAIPTKALPETYKEVIKLIKKQVIIINVSKGFWKDSNKSCHEIMKQEAQTNSLISGVVSLIGPSFAIDIINKNITAVDAVSNNDKLNKKVQKLFSNDYFRVYTQKDVAGAESGSIFKNILAIASGMVAGLGYSTNSQIALITRGFNELKKFVLARGGKLKTIFGLSCLGDLMLTALSDKSRNYTFGKNFYNKNFDSSKLTVEGLRSIEIVYDEYIKTKLLDLPIVNSLYQIIYKNANPNEIIINLMKRKLKSE
- a CDS encoding HU family DNA-binding protein, whose amino-acid sequence is MNKKELLSKTSNETGFAHVLIESAFDEIIRIIADEIEAGREVTISGFGNFSSKFIKGKEKVHNITKEIINVPDRLDPRFKFSTAFKKRINSKN